The sequence AGTTCGAGGACTTCCCCAAGACGGAGATGGGGCTGACGAATCAGCTCACCGTCGACGTCGAGGACCGCGTCGACGAGTACGTCGTCACCGCGGACCTGCCCGGGTTCACGAAAGACGATATCGACGTCGAACTCGTCGAACAGACGCTGCGCATTGCCGCCGAGTCCGAGACCGAAGCGGAGACCGAAGAACCGGGCCAGTACGTCCGGCGCGAACGCAGTCGTGAGTCGATGAGTCGGTCGATCTCGCTCCCGGAGGCCGTCGAGAAGGAGGCCGTCGAAGCCCGATACAAAAACGGGGTCCTGACGGTGACGCTTCCGAAGGCCTACACCACAGAGGATACTCACGAGATCGACATCGAGTGACGGCGGCCCCACGGCGAGTCTCCGCCTACCGGTCGGGAACGGGATTCGTGACTGCATCGTCTCCTTCGAAACGGTGGACTGACCAGCCATCACCGGGTCGCTGTCTGCCGATTGCTGGACCGGGGTGAGGCCGGCCGACCGGGCGAGCCGGCCTGTTCGAGTCAGAAGTCCTTTTTAGACGGACGCCGAGACCACGGGTATGGACTACGAGCCACGGGAAATCGAGCGAACGTGGCAGACCCGCTGGGCGGAACGCGGCCGGTACGAAGCCGACCCCGACGACGGGGAGGCCACCTTCGTGACGGTCCCCTATCCGTACCCGAGCGGCGGGATGCACATCGGTCACGCTCGAACCTACACCGTCCCGGACGTGTACGCGCGATACCGCCGGCTCCAGGGCGACACCGTCCTGTTCCCCATCGCGTGGCACGTGACCGGCACGCCGATCATCGGCGCAGTCAACCGTCTCCAGGAGGGCGAACCGGAACAGCTCTCGGTGCTCCGGGACACGTACGGGGTCCCGAAGGACGAACTCTCGGACCTCGAGACGCCGATGGGCTTTGCGCGATACTTCATCGAGAACCACTACAAGGCCAACATGAAGGCCCTGGGATTGAGTATCGACTGGCGCCGGGAGTTCACCACCAACGACGAGCGCTACTCGAAGTTTATCACCTGGCAGTACGAGACGCTGAAGGATCGCGGCCTCCTCGAAAAGGGGCTCCATCCGGTCAAGTACTGCACCAACGAGGAGAATCCAGTCACGACACACGACCTGCTCGAGGGTGAGGAGGCGGAATTCCAGGAGTACTCGCTCATCAAGTTCGAGACCGAGGATGCCGTGATGCCCATGGCGACGCTCCGACCGGAGACCGTCTACGGCGTCACCAACGCCTTCGTGCGACCTGACGGGACCTACGTCCGTGCCACGGTCGACGGGGAGCCCTGGATCGTCTCCCAGGACGCCGTCGAAAAGCTGCGGCTCCAGGAGCGGGCGGTGACCGTCGAGGAGACTTTCGCTGGCGACCGCCTGGTGGGGGCGACCGTCACCAACCCCGTCACCGACGACGAGGTCGTGATCCTGCCGGCCGACTTCGTGGACCCGGACAACGCGACGGGCGTCGTCATGTCCGTTCCCGCCCACAGCCCGGACGACTGGGTGGCCCTGGAGGCGGTGAAATCCGACACGGAGCGCCTCCGCGAGTACGACATCGACCCGGAAACCGTCGCGGCCATCGAACCACGATCGATCATCGAGGTGGAGGATTACGGGGCATATCCCGCCCGGGACGCGGTCGAAGCGTTCGACATCGATGGACAGGACGACCCAGCCCTCGAGGACGCGACCCAGGAGGTCTACAACCGCGAGTTTCACGCGGGCCGGCTCAAGGAGATGTACGACGAGTACGCCGGATCGGTCGTGGAGGACGTCCGCGACGAACTCAAAGCCGACTTCGAGTCGCGTGGGGACTTCGACTCCATGTACGAGTTCTCCGAGGAGGTCGTCTGCCGGTGTGGCGGCGACGTCGAGGTGGCCAAACAGGAGACGTGGTTCCTGCGGTACAACGACGAGGCCTGGGAGGCGAAGACCCGTCGCGTCGTCGACGAGATGGACGCCATTCCGGAGAACACGCGCGATCAGTTCTACCACACCATCGGCTGGCTCAACGAGTGGCCCTGTATCCGCAACTACGGACTGGGCACCCGGCTGCCGTGGGACGACGACTTCGTCATCGAACCGCTCTCCGACTCGACCATCTACATGGCGTACTACACCATCGCCCACCGCATCGGAGACGTCCCTGTCGAGCAGCTCACCCGCGAGTTTTTCGACGCCCTGTTCTACGGCGAAGACGCCGTCGAGGACCCGCCCGAGCGGGCGCTCGACCTGCGCGAGGAGTGGGACTACTGGTACCCCGTCGATTATCGCTGCTCCGGCAACGACCTCATCTCGAACCACCTGACGTTCTACCTCTACCATCACGCGGAACTCTTCGACGAGCCGGACTGGCCCCAGGGCGTTGCCATCATGGGGATGGGACTGCTCGAGGGCGAGAAGATGTCCTCCTCGAAGGGCCACGTCGTGTTGCCCTCCGAGGCTATCGACGAGTACGGCGCGGACACCGTGCGCTTTTTCCTGCTGAACTCGGCGGAGCCGTGGCAGGATTACGACTGGCGCGCCGAGGAGGTCCAGAGCACCCAGGATCAGCTCGCCGGGTTCTGGCGGCGGGCCCAGGAGGTCATCGACCTGGACGCGCCGGCGGAGCGTCCCGATCTCAGGCGGATCGACCGCTGGCTCCTCTCGAAGCTCCAGGCAACGATCCGCGACGTCACCGGGTCCCTGGAGGAGTTCAGCACCCGCCACGCCAGCCAGGACGCCTTCTATCAACTCGAAGAGCACCTGCGCTGGTACCGCAAGCGCGCCGAACTCGACCGACCGGGCGCAACGTGGACCCGCCAGGAGGTGCTGCGCGCCCGCCTGCGCATGCTCGCGCCAGTCATCCCGTTCATGACGAACGAGCTGCACGAACAACTCGACGGCGTCCCGGTCGAGGACGCCGGCTGGCCGGAGCCAGATCCGGAACTCGAGTCGGACCGGGTCGAACTCGAAGAGGAACTCGTGGAGGGACTGGCCGACGACGTCCGGGACATCGTCGACGTCACCGAGACGGATCCGGACCGCATTCAGGTCTTCACCGCGGCTGACTGGAAGCACACGGTCTTCGAGGAGGTCGTGGAGACCGGGCCCGACGTCGGGGCGGTGATGGGATCGGTCATGCAGTACGACGGACTTCGCGAGCGCGGCGACGCCGTCAACGACCTGGTGCAGTCGCTCGTCGCCGACGTGCGCGAGCGCAGCGACGAGGAACGACAGGCCCTCCGGAAGATCGACGAGACGGACGTCTACGAGTCGGCCGCCGGGTTCCTCGCCCGCGAGTTCGACGCGACG is a genomic window of Halanaeroarchaeum sulfurireducens containing:
- a CDS encoding Hsp20/alpha crystallin family protein, giving the protein MRRNNPFEDIERMFERMSKQFEDFPKTEMGLTNQLTVDVEDRVDEYVVTADLPGFTKDDIDVELVEQTLRIAAESETEAETEEPGQYVRRERSRESMSRSISLPEAVEKEAVEARYKNGVLTVTLPKAYTTEDTHEIDIE
- the leuS gene encoding leucine--tRNA ligase, which codes for MDYEPREIERTWQTRWAERGRYEADPDDGEATFVTVPYPYPSGGMHIGHARTYTVPDVYARYRRLQGDTVLFPIAWHVTGTPIIGAVNRLQEGEPEQLSVLRDTYGVPKDELSDLETPMGFARYFIENHYKANMKALGLSIDWRREFTTNDERYSKFITWQYETLKDRGLLEKGLHPVKYCTNEENPVTTHDLLEGEEAEFQEYSLIKFETEDAVMPMATLRPETVYGVTNAFVRPDGTYVRATVDGEPWIVSQDAVEKLRLQERAVTVEETFAGDRLVGATVTNPVTDDEVVILPADFVDPDNATGVVMSVPAHSPDDWVALEAVKSDTERLREYDIDPETVAAIEPRSIIEVEDYGAYPARDAVEAFDIDGQDDPALEDATQEVYNREFHAGRLKEMYDEYAGSVVEDVRDELKADFESRGDFDSMYEFSEEVVCRCGGDVEVAKQETWFLRYNDEAWEAKTRRVVDEMDAIPENTRDQFYHTIGWLNEWPCIRNYGLGTRLPWDDDFVIEPLSDSTIYMAYYTIAHRIGDVPVEQLTREFFDALFYGEDAVEDPPERALDLREEWDYWYPVDYRCSGNDLISNHLTFYLYHHAELFDEPDWPQGVAIMGMGLLEGEKMSSSKGHVVLPSEAIDEYGADTVRFFLLNSAEPWQDYDWRAEEVQSTQDQLAGFWRRAQEVIDLDAPAERPDLRRIDRWLLSKLQATIRDVTGSLEEFSTRHASQDAFYQLEEHLRWYRKRAELDRPGATWTRQEVLRARLRMLAPVIPFMTNELHEQLDGVPVEDAGWPEPDPELESDRVELEEELVEGLADDVRDIVDVTETDPDRIQVFTAADWKHTVFEEVVETGPDVGAVMGSVMQYDGLRERGDAVNDLVQSLVADVRERSDEERQALRKIDETDVYESAAGFLAREFDATVDVVPEDETDEEKAESAEPFRPAILLS